From a single Candidatus Saccharibacteria bacterium genomic region:
- a CDS encoding M1 family metallopeptidase, translating to MPKDVDRLYHQFKPEHYDLSLKLDHKDLKFEGRVVIRGHKVGRPSKRLTFHQKDLKVDKAELIHFDKKGTSSTIQLDRTNNHAKYDELRLHSTQMLYPGLYQVTIHFSGKITKPMDGIYPCYFEADGKKQHLLATQFESHHARQAFPCIDEPEAKATFQLSITTNSDHSVISNTPILETKSTTSNAHKTVYFEKTPVMSTYLLAFVSGNISYKEAKTKSGVLVRTYATPDNVEHTSFALDTAVRVLDFYEDYFGIAYPLAKCDHIALPDFASGAMENWGCITYREQCMLVDPKYTSLATKQFTALVVAHELAHQWFGNLVTMKWWNDLWLNEGFASWIEYLAIDHIYPEWQLWTQFLVDDRETGLKLDALEHTHPIEVPVHHPDEIRTIFDAISYSKGAAIINMLHQYLGPKNFQDGLRHYLNEHAYKNTTTADLWRSLGDASNQDVEQFMNAWTTQPGFPVIAAEATNNFEMKLSQHRFYLRKPTKDQAATWPIPLLNDAFDKKLLTAESNTFSHNRDFIINQSQKGFYRVVYDRSFLSQIEDLIVTGKLNTETRLGILSDSFETSKAGYQSIINTLNLIESYKNEDNAAVWDVLAAGIATIRSVMDDEELRENMKPYIRNLTAKQLRRLGWEKKKNEAHFDSLLRPIILAMAAAADDPKITKKCLDLFSHMAASNELNPELTQSTLPKLTGLPNEIDPDTRGVIYGTVARLGGHDEFNKLLALHNATTNSEERTNIAAALTGFNQPELIDKALGLITTDAVRLQDVAYWVAYSFMNRFARDKTWLWLKDNWKWLEENFEGDLGFYRMPVFAARSYSSEDFREKFEEFFAKKRSPAFNRSIDQGLEILDWHISWRKRDLQAASAWFKKLAFR from the coding sequence GTGCCCAAAGATGTCGACAGACTGTATCATCAATTTAAACCAGAGCATTACGACCTGTCACTGAAGCTCGATCACAAAGACTTAAAATTCGAAGGCAGGGTAGTTATCAGAGGCCATAAAGTCGGTCGCCCCAGCAAACGCCTAACCTTTCACCAAAAAGACTTAAAAGTAGATAAGGCCGAGCTGATACATTTTGACAAAAAAGGTACCTCCTCGACTATTCAGCTAGACCGCACTAACAATCACGCAAAATACGACGAGCTAAGACTACACTCGACCCAGATGCTTTATCCTGGCCTTTACCAAGTCACTATCCATTTTAGCGGCAAGATCACTAAGCCAATGGACGGCATTTATCCTTGTTATTTTGAGGCTGACGGCAAAAAACAACACCTGCTTGCGACACAGTTCGAAAGTCACCATGCACGCCAAGCCTTCCCATGTATTGACGAGCCCGAGGCCAAAGCGACCTTCCAGCTTTCAATTACTACCAACTCTGATCATAGTGTTATCTCCAATACTCCAATACTTGAAACAAAATCAACCACGTCCAATGCCCATAAAACAGTTTACTTTGAAAAAACTCCTGTTATGAGTACCTACCTATTGGCCTTTGTGAGTGGTAATATTTCTTATAAAGAGGCCAAGACGAAGTCCGGCGTGCTGGTGCGTACTTATGCCACTCCAGACAATGTTGAGCACACTAGTTTTGCGCTAGACACAGCCGTAAGAGTGCTAGACTTCTACGAAGATTACTTCGGTATCGCCTATCCCCTGGCCAAATGCGATCATATAGCCTTACCGGACTTTGCTTCTGGGGCAATGGAAAACTGGGGCTGCATCACGTACCGCGAACAATGCATGCTGGTTGATCCAAAATACACATCACTAGCCACAAAACAGTTTACAGCACTAGTGGTCGCCCACGAATTAGCTCATCAATGGTTCGGCAATCTTGTGACTATGAAGTGGTGGAACGATTTATGGCTTAATGAAGGTTTTGCCAGCTGGATTGAGTACCTGGCGATCGACCACATCTATCCAGAGTGGCAGCTATGGACACAGTTCCTAGTCGACGACCGCGAAACTGGACTCAAGCTTGACGCACTTGAGCACACTCATCCCATCGAAGTACCGGTTCATCATCCTGACGAAATCAGAACTATTTTTGACGCCATTAGCTACAGTAAGGGCGCGGCGATTATTAATATGCTTCATCAATACCTGGGACCAAAGAACTTTCAAGATGGCCTACGCCACTACCTGAACGAGCACGCATACAAAAACACTACCACGGCAGACTTATGGAGATCGCTCGGAGATGCATCAAATCAAGACGTAGAGCAGTTTATGAACGCTTGGACAACACAACCAGGCTTTCCTGTCATCGCAGCAGAGGCGACTAACAATTTTGAGATGAAATTGTCTCAACACCGTTTTTACTTACGCAAACCGACAAAAGACCAAGCTGCAACTTGGCCAATACCGCTCTTAAATGATGCTTTTGATAAGAAGCTATTGACTGCAGAATCAAATACTTTTAGTCACAATAGAGATTTTATTATTAATCAAAGCCAGAAAGGTTTCTACAGGGTAGTTTATGATAGAAGTTTTCTATCGCAGATTGAGGACTTGATCGTTACTGGTAAACTAAACACCGAAACTAGATTGGGCATTTTGAGCGACAGCTTTGAGACTTCCAAGGCGGGCTATCAATCTATAATCAACACTTTGAATTTAATTGAATCTTACAAAAACGAGGATAATGCTGCAGTATGGGATGTGCTTGCTGCTGGCATAGCTACTATTCGATCGGTTATGGATGATGAGGAACTAAGAGAAAATATGAAGCCATATATCCGAAATCTCACCGCAAAACAGCTTAGGCGTCTAGGCTGGGAGAAGAAAAAGAATGAAGCTCATTTTGACAGTTTGCTGCGACCGATTATCCTGGCGATGGCTGCGGCAGCTGATGATCCTAAGATCACAAAAAAATGCTTAGATTTATTCAGTCACATGGCTGCCAGCAACGAGCTAAACCCAGAGTTAACTCAATCTACACTGCCAAAGCTCACTGGTCTGCCTAACGAAATTGACCCAGATACTCGAGGTGTCATATACGGTACCGTCGCCAGACTTGGTGGCCATGATGAATTCAACAAATTACTCGCACTACACAATGCCACGACAAACAGCGAAGAGCGAACTAACATTGCTGCCGCTCTTACGGGTTTTAATCAGCCGGAATTAATTGATAAAGCGCTGGGACTAATTACAACCGATGCTGTCCGTTTGCAAGATGTTGCTTATTGGGTTGCTTATTCTTTCATGAATCGTTTTGCTCGAGATAAAACATGGCTATGGCTTAAAGATAATTGGAAGTGGCTCGAAGAAAACTTCGAAGGCGATCTAGGATTTTACCGTATGCCAGTTTTTGCGGCACGCTCTTATAGCAGTGAGGATTTCAGAGAAAAGTTTGAAGAGTTTTTTGCCAAAAAACGTAGCCCTGCCTTTAACCGCTCTATCGATCAGGGACTTGAAATATTGGATTGGCACATTTCCTGGCGGAAGCGCGACCTTCAGGCTGCTTCAGCTTGGTTTAAAAAATTAGCGTTTCGATAA